From a single Tetrapisispora phaffii CBS 4417 chromosome 15, complete genome genomic region:
- the PGS1 gene encoding CDP-diacylglycerol--glycerol-3-phosphate 3-phosphatidyltransferase (similar to Saccharomyces cerevisiae PGS1 (YCL004W); ancestral locus Anc_1.415), whose protein sequence is MNKSLTTKLSTTVNIITIKSFIPINKRMSTVSSTPKHQDTIELSYTDQIRTKLKYLSTKFYFKKKEVEILNDPDCFYNTLKQKISNAKERVFLATLYIGKSEDELVECISDALKYNSKLKVYFLLDGLRGTRESPSKCSAQLLSQLTHDYKDRVDIRLYKTPAYIGWKKALIPSRFDEALGLQHMKIYGFDNEVMLSGANLSNDYFTNRQDRYFLFKNKLFANYHFALHQLISSLSYKLEYSTNQMKYQLLWPSTNICSEPLKGRRKFIRKTSKVLSDFLHNPNDNLLQSINEPVDKNIYPTTVYPISQFSPLFHSFEDKSTEKPTILNLISCIKSPSINWMFTTGYFNMLPEIRDQLLKTPSNNSIVITASPYANGFFESKGISKHLPAAYLFLSKKFLKSVHNANKSNYIHLREWKKGVITQPGGWSYHAKGLWISKEEANQGKNESDIIKEIPFATVIGSSNYTKRAYSLDLESNAVIVTDDMELRLELYKELRNLLKNTKEINLEDFRNDKDRKIPTGVKVATSILGKKL, encoded by the coding sequence ATGAACAAATCGCTAACGACTAAGCTGTCAACAACTgttaatataattacaatCAAATCATTTATTCCCATTAATAAACGTATGTCAACGGTATCATCCACTCCCAAACATCAAGACACGATAGAACTCTCATATACCGATCAGATCAGAACTaaactaaaatatttgagcaccaagttttattttaaaaagaaagaagttgaaatattaaatgatcctgattgtttttataacactttgaaacaaaaaatttcaaatgcAAAAGAAAGAGTGTTTCTAGCAACATTATATATTGGTAAATCTGAAGATGAATTAGTTGAGTGTATCAGCGATGCACTAAAGTATAATTCTAAACTAaaagtttattttttattagatgGCCTGCGAGGAACCAGGGAAAGTCCATCCAAGTGCTCTGCCCAATTATTATCACAATTGACTCATGATTATAAAGATCGAGTTGACATTAGGTTATATAAAACCCCTGCTTATATTGGTTGGAAAAAAGCATTAATCCCTAGTAGATTTGATGAAGCATTAGGGTTACAGCACATGAAAATTTATGGGTTTGATAACGAAGTTATGTTATCTGGCGCTAATTTATCGAATGACTATTTTACTAATAGGCAAGACAGGTATTTTCTATTCAAGAACAAATTATTTGCGAATTACCATTTTGCGTTGCACCAGttaatttcatcattaaGTTATAAATTAGAGTATAGTACAAACcaaatgaaatatcaaCTACTGTGGCCATCGACTAACATTTGTTCAGAACCGTTAAAGGGTAGAAGGAAATTTATAAGAAAAACTTCAAAAGTTCTTTCTGACTTCTTGCATAACCCgaatgataatttattacaatCAATCAATGAGCCTGTAGATAAGAACATTTACCCCACAACAGTTTATCCAATATCCCAATTTTCTCCACTATTTCACtcttttgaagataaatCAACTGAAAAGCCAAcaattctaaatttaatttcatgCATTAAAAGTCCTTCCATAAATTGGATGTTTACTACAGGTTATTTCAATATGTTACCAGAAATTAGAGatcaattattgaaaacaccatcaaataattctatTGTGATAACTGCATCACCGTATGCAAATGGCTTTTTTGAATCTAAAGGTATTTCAAAACATCTCCCTGCTGCTTATTTGTTCTTGTcaaagaaatttttaaaatcgGTACATAATGCAAATAAATCTAATTATATCCATCTAAGAGAATGGAAAAAAGGTGTTATCACACAACCAGGGGGTTGGTCATATCATGCAAAAGGATTATGGATCTCAAAAGAAGAAGCTAATCAAGGCAAAAATGAAAGTGATAtcattaaagaaattcCATTTGCAACCGTTATCGGTTCATCGAATTATACTAAAAGAGCATATTCGTTAGACCTCGAATCAAATGCTGTAATTGTTACGGATGATATGGAATTAAGATTAGAATTGTATAAGGAATTAAGAAATCTATTAAAGAATACAAAGGAAATAAACTTAGAAGATTTTAGGAATGATAAAGATAGAAAAATTCCAACGGGAGTGAAGGTTGCCACATCAATTTTAGGAAAAAAACTATAA
- the MLO127 gene encoding Mlo127p (similar to Saccharomyces cerevisiae YJR039W; ancestral locus Anc_1.463), protein MFQIKNKSVLVVETEFVINCFLKKNSLSLKYEYIESKKQKTIGYTVNASYFYDALYDNEYIFLIKDNGFLEILGKDFTQVDLLDTEIPFKEDYANIYFVFNFKNNQLYINLEKRRIFAIDIKLTKDSLVFSPKDKILTCIFESTSNIIQFDGSINLDHTNEKEFFGLSLLTSKWDYESNCNLYSIIALQLHSKSKSFPFSILMEEKDLKFNLDDIDDTMIPILKMVPNMGLFIFTNQTLYFFEFLMDIRHNISDTLVDKSYEFSYNSQNFGNITPNILVSKNADNIIFTLATTKSFLVHISLRLLLEHPDEYVFYWSEFQVVNTLLDYCPNQVFSCGGNSQEILGQSTSGEIYESIHDNDIISSTIIKYYKSKNFSCYNSELVGYSVKKLINSIGSYNDNIGYIRVCYRGYENILKNEKCLKSTNSKVTGVWITNSSIYWKDNENRIYKDTEELKDVKGAIHVTKDNRFIEVDTKNDMLIIADVPNDDSYTYINKHGYLLNSKNKLISCKIKNFKGEFLSKYCLFSIKSAKSYLHLVINESTISIVEDSNYVTNPIDIGSFVNDACFFPNIDKFNVIIASDVHGSIFIIRTENDWRSYEIEEQMLTNQKLKLHLLVNLQQLIIYGPDSSFILSHNETHHGYDIFVADMNSNIEYISSSPDEQSICVLTKENMIYGYQIGLLKADMISYQIKTDNHFIMKSVSLPSSLKFIVSCSVFNFYDNILKKFKLFYQLLTFDLHERKLVDSFDIAKYFPNSRVSDMITMPFNIPERTLDNKVDYAKRLVYNRCFLVSLDIEENESFSLPNILLFSLDEETGQIDLQCQISSQFQISKLINYSGNIFIACGEELQMFEVNFRVNDNAFVLKECSNNFVTNAIYGDTFIIPGVETAEISRNYPLSKKSRTNIKPVSNLHLFNYFKGLQTFSISKNINKKFELKQINSMSRIDNLNLPSESMISAYAHSTHETSSVFAICVAPNKIFIYNETELLSFRLPYKVVNIISANKTADISWKNVSRSSFKQSRHPEMSLLFIINTENEGCYFLKVPSNSKTLLLNKLQTLKQYDLISTDSITEDEEFETMMQDNEQEELDLEYNNIIKQHSTIFFDSRSYSSDFSIPF, encoded by the coding sequence atgtttcaaattaaaaataaatctgTTCTAGTTGTAGAAACTGAGTTCGTTATTAACTGtttcttaaaaaaaaattcacttagtttaaaatatgaatatatcgAATCGAAGAAACAGAAGACAATAGGTTATACTGTCAATGCATCCTATTTCTATGATGCATTATACGACAATGAatacatatttttaattaaggATAACGGTTTCCTTGAAATTTTGGGTAAAGATTTTACACAGGTTGATCTATTAGATACAGAAATACCTTTTAAAGAAGATTATGctaatatttattttgtgtttaacttcaaaaataaccagttatatataaatttagagaaaagaagaatatttGCGATTGATATAAAGTTAACGAAAGATTCATTAGTGTTTTCTCCAAAAGATAAGATACTTACTTGCATATTTGAATCAACatctaatattattcaattcgATGGTTCAATTAATCTTGATCATACAAATGAGAAAGAATTTTTTGGATTATCTTTATTGACCTCCAAATGGGACTACGAATCTAATTGCAATCTGTATTCGATAATTGCATTACAATTGCACTCTAAGTCGAAATCATTtccattttcaattttaatggaagaaaaagatttaaaGTTTAATTTAGATGATATAGATGATACCATGATaccaattttgaaaatggtACCCAATATGggtttatttatatttacaaatCAAACATTATACTTTTTTGAGTTTTTAATGGATATAAGGCACAATATAAGTGACACTTTAGTTGATAAATCTTATGAGTTCTCTTACAATTCTCAAAATTTTGGTAATATTACACCAAATATTCTGGTTTCAAAGAACGCAGATAATATAATCTTCACTCTCGCGACAactaaatcatttttagtACACATTTCACTTAGGTTATTACTTGAACATCCTGATGAGTATGTGTTCTATTGGAGTGAATTTCAAGTTGTAAATACATTGTTGGATTATTGTCCAAATCAAGTTTTTAGTTGTGGAGGCAATTCTCAGGAGATATTGGGACAATCAACTTCTGGAGAAATATATGAATCAATTCATGACAACGatataatatcttcaacaatcataaaatattataagtcaaaaaatttttcttgttaTAATTCTGAACTGGTTGGATACTCCgttaaaaaattgataaacaGTATCGGCTCTTACAATGATAATATAGGTTATATCAGAGTCTGCTATAGAGGTTATGAAAATAtcttaaaaaatgaaaagtgtttaaaatcaacaaaTTCTAAAGTAACAGGAGTTTGGATTACAAATTCGTCGATTTACTGGAAGGACAATGAAAATAGAATTTACAAAGATACtgaagaattgaaagatgTTAAGGGTGCAATTCATGTTACAAAAGACAATAGGTTCATAGAAGTGGatacaaaaaatgatatgCTAATAATAGCAGATGTTCCCAATGATGATTCATATACTTACATCAACAAACATGGATATTTGCTTAACAGCAAAAATAAGTTAATTTCCTGCAAAATAAAGAACTTTAAAGGTGAATTTTTAAgtaaatattgtttattttcaatcaaATCAGCTAAATCGTATCTCCATTTAGTAATAAATGAAAGCACAATATCAATAGTAGAAGATTCCAATTATGTTACAAATCCAATCGATATTGGTTCATTTGTTAATGATGCTTGTTTTTTCCCAAATATCGACAAATTCAATGTTATCATTGCATCAGATGTGCATGGCtccatttttattattagaacAGAAAATGATTGGAGATCCTACGAAATAGAAGAGCAAATGTTAACAAaccaaaaattaaaattacatTTGTTAGTAAATCTACAACAGTTAATTATATATGGTCCCGATTCCtcctttattttatcacaCAATGAAACGCATCATGGATATGATATTTTCGTAGCTGATATGAATTCTAATATCGAATACATCTCATCAAGTCCCGATGAACAATCTATTTGTGTTTTGACAAAAGAGAACATGATTTATGGATACCAAATTGGATTGCTTAAAGCTGACATGATATCTTATCAAATTAAAACAGATAACcattttataatgaaaTCAGTGTCACTTCCCTCctcattaaaatttattgtttcaTGTTCAGTTTTCAACTTTTATGATaacatattaaaaaaatttaaactATTTTATCAGTTGCTTACATTTGATTTACATGAAAGGAAATTAGTTGATTCTTTTGATATTGCCAAATATTTTCCGAATAGTAGAGTTTCTGACATGATTACTATGCCATTCAATATACCAGAAAGAACTTTAGACAATAAGGTAGATTATGCAAAACGACTTGTATATAATAGATGTTTCTTAGTTTCATTAGATATCGAAGAAAATGAATCCTTTTCGTTACCAAATatacttttattttcattagaTGAAGAAACTGGTCAAATAGATCTACAATGTCAAATTAGTAGCCagtttcaaatttcaaaattaatcaattattcaggaaatatttttattgctTGTGGTGAAGAATTACAAATGTTTGAAGTCAATTTTCGTGTCAATGACAATGCCTTTGTACTTAAGGAAtgttcaaataattttgtaacGAATGCTATTTATGGAGATACTTTTATCATTCCGGGAGTAGAAACAGCAGAAATATCTCGAAATTATcctttatcaaaaaaatctaGAACTAACATTAAACCTGTTAGCAATTTGCATCTTTTTAATTACTTTAAAGGTTTACAAACATTTTCTATAAGTaagaatatcaataaaaagTTCGAACTAAAACAGATCAATTCAATGTCAAGAATAGATAATTTGAATCTGCCCTCCGAAAGCATGATATCTGCGTACGCTCATTCTACACATGAAACCAGTTCAGTATTTGCAATTTGCGTAGCAcctaataaaatatttatttataatgaaaCTGAATTGTTATCTTTCAGGCTACCTTATAAAGTagttaatattatatctgCAAATAAAACAGCTGATATTTCATGGAAAAATGTTTCAAGATCCTCCTTTAAACAATCTCGACATCCCGAGATGTCattgttatttataattaatacaGAAAATGAAGGCTGTTATTTTCTGAAGGTTCCATCAAACAGtaaaacattattattgaataaattgCAAACTTTAAAACAGTATGACTTAATTTCAACAGATTCCATCACGGAAGATGAGGAATTTGAAACAATGATGCAAGATAATGAACAAGAGGAGCTAGATTTAGAATACAATAACATTATTAAACAACATAGTACTATTTTCTTCGATTCTAGATCTTATTCCAGTGATTTTTCCATACCTTTTTAA
- the TPHA0O00340 gene encoding uncharacterized protein (similar to Saccharomyces cerevisiae YEL025C; ancestral locus Anc_1.464), translated as MMAVTLTEEEKDFRSSYKSINFKSFKFTPLARHSDEVVSLYLDDKKLTLFIFCKRFIYIYSSFELIHKVDIKDEPVLANKNDYNFVYSYAESHYLYFESSGLVLFKANVINNKVTYSFNDRFKGIGNTFLTQGPIDCLMTSYKNGIYFSGDRYKIIKLELNLALELKNITDGSLVYFEFLTKPNIKDSLPSLICLVQSKLGYLYVEHSICIETSKTVTISKKIISNKCNYNHNEFYVKKITEQIIVLFLNGKLYKVTGSDCQLIWENSTLKSNMIANIIPEERNQQDKTFCWLIYTMDGTIHKLHTKNATDSKKLTVSYKLMETNIKSVIENDDLKFLFTLKFNQQLLVTSMYKVILCSVKKNYYKVEKKLKKIFHRAPLFTDCISYNKQGFEINSLIISGSHGEGTGFIEKRYPSAQTAFDLIDQWNVPDDCGIIKDFWVTKKSIFYDSLNCYYEGSSRHSKENKSIINVSDDNTIIFDSHLLNSETDKSKILFYCQVKYSVSKLFLLLKSSRNIEVCEVSSQCTKTIDQFELTYLKEEIICDLKSLVYNNELLIIAASSKTLTIYSNSRLLNSIRINNRESIFHIEVILTTNKDHSEQVFNTVTSLIGGTVRVYNHDLSTVVMELKAVSTESLQILAFSDNSPLVIVYNKFEVFLMDLQNLTYGSIVFNINTSIFKIRETNKSLFLLSSDDIVYHYITNSNWKHRPSMNLELQSHMLETKLDIPIKIIRTNMEERFIIVSDEKSSKVKRLHLLNSGNMSFIDSFKIGKHNLNSISSNFVSNHNHSLSDEENNSTNLLFTVTVTEQKSLLYVLRIHSQEITKVQTIKLTLKVMTIKYLLNENLLVVVCDEDNQLVIIFFKQNFLDNNDLKFNEFERKYIPLKLKENIKAIFTKNRLILMNATEEFNAIDITVNKNFEHKLTIKWKIQDMTSLLKNIISDRRQSLEIDKDSIEHLHIKFPSDLGNKTNISKLSPTHWQSDFEFINITYFPKLSYILCFDRVGALQLLEYFRFHEDIITASPLDKSFTLINSIFLKHRAYFKEPNLLYFWFVKVIYI; from the coding sequence ATGATGGCGGTTACGTtaacagaagaagaaaaagatttCAGATCAAGTTATAAATCGATCAACTTCaaaagttttaaatttactCCATTGGCTAGGCATTCTGATGAAGTAGTCTCACTATATcttgatgataaaaaattaaccttatttattttttgcaaAAGATTCATTTATATCTATTCTAGTTTCGAACTTATCCATAAAGTTGATATAAAAGATGAACCCGTTTTAGCAAACAAGaatgattataattttgtttattcATATGCAGAATCacattatttatatttcgAATCCAGTGGATTAGTATTATTCAAAGCTAATGTCATTAACAACAAGGTGACATATTCTTTCAATGACAGGTTTAAAGGAATAGGTAATACATTTTTAACGCAAGGGCCCATCGATTGTCTTATGACAAGCTACAAAAAtggtatatatttttcaggAGATAGATATAAGATTATAAAACTAGAGTTAAATTTAGCACTGgaattaaagaatattaCTGATGGAAGTCTTGTTTACTTTGAATTTCTTACAAAACCTAATATAAAAGATTCTCTACCGTCCCTCATTTGCTTGGTACAATCAAAGTTGGGGTACCTGTACGTTGAACATAGTATCTGCATAGAGACTTCCAAAACGGTTACCATTTccaagaaaataatatccaATAAATGCAATTATAATCATAACGAGTTCTATGTAAAGAAAATAACTGAGCAAATAATTGTGCTATTCCTAAATGGGAAATTATACAAGGTAACTGGCTCTGATTGTCAATTAATATGGGAAAATTCGactttaaaatcaaatatgaTTGCAAATATAATTCCTGAGGAAAGAAATCAGCAGGATAAAACCTTCTGTTGGCTGATATATACTATGGATGGAACTATACACAAGCTGCATACGAAAAATGCCACTGATTCTAAGAAATTAACAGTAAGTTATAAACTCATGGAAACTAACATAAAAAGTGTTatagaaaatgatgatttgaaatttttatttactcTGAAGTTCAACCAACAGCTTTTGGTTACGTCGATGTACAAAGTAATACTGTGTAGTgttaagaaaaattattacaaagTTGAGAAGAAACTTAAGAAGATTTTTCATAGAGCACCCTTATTTACAGACTGTATATCATATAACAAACAAGgatttgaaatcaattCGTTAATTATTTCAGGTTCTCACGGTGAAGGTACTggatttattgaaaaacgTTATCCAAGTGCTCAAACTGCTTTTGATCTCATTGATCAGTGGAACGTACCTGATGATTGTGGTATTATCAAAGATTTTTGGGTAACAAAAAAATCTATATTTTATGATTCTTTGAATTGTTATTACGAAGGTTCATCAAGGCATagtaaagaaaataaaagtattattaatgtttctgatgataatacaataatttttgatagTCACCTACTAAATTCTGAAACagataaatcaaaaattttattctaTTGTCAAGTTAAATATAGCGTTTCAAAACTTTTTTTGCTTTTAAAATCTTCTCGAAATATCGAAGTATGTGAGGTTAGCAGCCAGTGTACCAAAACTATTGATCAATTTGAATTAACTTATTTAAAAGAGGAAATTATATGCGATTTGAAGTCATTAGTGTATAATAATGAGCTTCTCATAATTGCAGCATCTTCTAAAACACTGACCATTTATAGTAATTCTAGACTTTTGAACTCAATTAGGATAAATAACAGGGAAAGTATATTTCACATCGAAGTTATCTTAACTACCAATAAAGATCATAGTGAGCAAGTTTTTAACACTGTCACTTCATTAATTGGCGGTACTGTTAGGGTGTACAATCATGATTTATCCACTGTAGTCATGGAACTTAAAGCGGTTTCTACAGAGTCGTTACAGATTCTAGCATTCAGTGATAACTCACCATTAGTAATCGTTTACAATAAGTTTGAAGTATTTTTGATGGATTTACAGAACCTAACTTATGGAAGCATTGTCttcaatataaatacttcaattttcaaaatccGAGAAACAAATAAGTCCCTTTTTCTTCTAAGTAGCGATGACATTGTTTATCATTACATTACAAACAGTAATTGGAAGCATAGACCATCGATGAACTTGGAATTACAATCTCATATGCTGGAAACGAAATTAGATATACccattaaaattataagaaCCAATATGGAAGAACGATTTATCATAGTATCAGATGAAAAGTCCTCGAAAGTTAAAAGATTACACTTGTTAAATTCAGGAAATATGTCTTTTATTGATAGTTTTAAAATAGGCAAACATAATTTAAACAGTATTAGCTCCAATTTTGTTAGTAATCATAATCATTCACTAAGCGAcgaagaaaataatagcACTAATTTGCTATTTACAGTTACTGTTACAGAAcaaaaatcattattatacGTTTTAAGAATACATTCTCAAGAGATCACGAAAGTACAGACAATAAAGTTGACTCTAAAAGTTATGACGATAAAATATCTTCtgaatgaaaatttacTAGTTGTTGTATGCGATGAAGATAATCAATTAgttataattttctttaaacagaattttttagataataacgacttaaaatttaatgaatttgaacgaaaatatattcctttgaaattaaaagagaATATTAAGGCTATATTTACAAAGAATAGACTAATACTGATGAATGCAACTGAAGAGTTTAACGCTATTGATATAACagtaaacaaaaattttgaGCACAAACTGACTATAAAGTGGAAAATACAAGACATGACATCACTgctgaaaaatataatttctgATAGAAGACAATCACTGGAAATAGACAAAGACTCCATTGAGCATTTGCATATAAAATTTCCCTCTGATTTAGGAAATAAGACTAATATCTCAAAATTATCACCAACACACTGGCAATCTGATTTCgaatttataaatatcacTTATTTCCCAAAGCTTTCATATATACTTTGTTTTGACAGAGTTGGTGCACTTCAACTTTTGGAGTATTTTAGGTTTCACGAAGATATTATAACTGCATCTCCATTGGATAAATCATTTACTTTaatcaattcaatttttttaaaacacAGAGCTTATTTTAAGGAACCtaatttgttatatttttggTTTGTAAaggtaatatatatataa